GTACATGGATGCCTTGAGAGGAGTTTCTCCAGCGATGGCAAACTGGGCTGGTCGTTCAACAAAGAGATTTAGCAGCAATATTGCGACAGTGGGAGGCAGTTTGGTCATATGACGATAAATCTATCAGAGTGCATCAATGTTGCTGGATAGACCTGCATCATGCCAACCCGACAGTGATGTGTCCTAGATTGCCCGATGCTGAGATCCTCTAGAACCAGATGGTGGACGCGGTGCGTGGGTCGGGGGTGGAGGAGGTGGAAGAGGCGGACCAGGAAGTGAGACCTCTTTGTCTGATGGGATGTCTCTATAATCCTCCTGGCAGTCAAACTCCACTTTCTCGTCGGACTTTACGTCCAGCTGCATCCGACGAGGCCTGACGCTCTCCCTCCTAACCGGCGTGCCAGGTCTACGCTCTCTAGCGCCTCTATCCCTCCTAGCAGGTCGTTGGGTATCCGCCCTAACCTCCGTCGCAGGCCTACACTGGTCCGGCACGCCCCAGGGAAGGTGGAGATCATCCCTCGGCTGGCTGGCAGTGGGCTGTCCGTCAGGGGGTAACTCGGTGAGTCTCGGGTCCTCCAGAACCTCCTGGCCTGACAGATGCCTAACACGGCAAGCCCCACGCCACCAATCATAGTACTCCCGGGTTGACTTGATGTCAAACGTATGCTGTATGGAGATCCTGCGACCAAGATCAAAACGCTTACGCATACCTTCGTACCAATCAGAATGTCGATCAGGACACTACACATCCTCACCCCGACCGGAGGACGTGAGGAACCTATCAGAAAAAATAATAAGTACATAATATGGTGTGGTTGACTGACATACATGTGATGATTTTAACACAACTGAAATCTAAACTCAGGTAAGCAAAGATAAATAAGACATCACATATACCTGTCAAGGTTCATTGGAGGGCCAGGGACCTGCTGCTTTCCATTGAACTGCCTCTTCACCCAGTTGACTTGGTGAAACTGCACAATATTTAAGCAGATAAGGGGAACGACTGACATCCATGTCCTCCACTCCTCCTCCTCGAAGAACCAAGAAGGGCACAAAGCCTGCAGAACAGGGTCGTCGTATGGTCTCCATACAAACTGAAAGAACCGTAACAGTCAGGACGACAAAAATAAGGCAACATAAATGACTAAAATGAAAACGTGGTGGTCGTAAACGTGGTACTAACCTCATTGAATCGTAAACTGGTCGATCAATAGCCGCCATCGCAGGACCCTGACCTCATGCTGATCTCTGCTCTACTGCTGCAATCCAACCAACCTGACACCAACCAAAAGAATAAAAGCAGTTTGTTATCCAAGAGGTCGTAGGAAGTTACAAATTGATAactaaatacataaataaacatTTGTTATCTCGCAGCCATGGGATATTGGTAGATCCCTCTATCTGCTAGACACCACTAAAAAAATCTCTGGTAGATCTAGAACATCAACAGCAGAGTGCAGCCGGCGATGTCCGTGATGCCTCGGTATGCCGCTGAACACAGTGACTGGTACGTCCAGGCAAGCACGGCCGAACCCCAAGATAACGCCCAGCACCGCCCGAAGTCCTCCAGAAGTGAGAGCCAACGTAAGTGAACCAAGTTGTTCAACTTGTCTGTCATCAGATATCTTCCGATCAGTAACATAATATAGCACCTGGCGTACTGTTGGAGAATTTTTGGGTCGTCTATAGGGGACATCTGTCGGATACAGTCCCGCAGCCAAACAAACTTCGGTATGAACGACTCTTTTCTCTGCACAGCCTGTTGTGAAGCTAGTAAAAGTCTGacacacatacatatatatatatatatatatatatatatatatatatatatatatatatatatatacatacatacatatataataacACAGCCAACTCGATAATTTGTATATGTTAAGTAAATATATGTGCATTTAGGACTGTGTTTTTGTCACATGCATATAATATGTTGTGCAGCGTGTTATATATATGTGATTTGCTAGaaaataacttaattattaatatattataataattttttaaaccacacaaataatataatttaatagaacaatatatatcataaataaaaagaacaatgataaaattttatagtgtttagcaaataaaaaactaaattatatgaaaatttttttatcatgaCAAATTCCATCGTTCAAAATATAGTCATTTTTATAGGTATAACAATTCTATTGTTTTTTCCATCTTCTTTAATTAactcttttattttaatattagatgTCACAAATcgctctatttttttttaatgttgtgtttcaCATACACAAGATACAGTTCTTTTTTTGGGAACCTAAAAAATTTCTAAGTcactgaaattttttattaactgcaaaaatattcatttaaaataaatatttgtaaGTATGATGTTTAattcaaaataatatataagaaACCAACTAAAAGAgtcaaatttattaatatatctaaaaatattaatcgtatctaaaaatattaatttatatttttaatgtattagACATGTCACTGAAACTTATCAAGTCAGAATTATCCTCCAAATATGTGactttaaaagaaaaacaaaaatacattGTCCGATGATATGCGCTAAAATTGAATATTTTGCTAGAATTTAAATTCTACATTTCTACTTAccaacttttattttttttttgaatgtaaaattaatatttgaCATCTTACatttaattgataaaattaattttgaactTTTATTCACTTTAAAAAATGAGTTGTCTcatactaaatttaaaaaaattttcaactcCTACAACAAATAGACATTTTTTAATCttagtaatataaaatataaagactATCTTAATTTAAATACAAACCTTTTCAAATATAGAACACACATTTTATTACagcttttttttcaaaaaactcTTAGTCTCATGCTCAAACACTATGAAAGAGACAACATCAATCTCATTAACAACTGTAAGGTATATTTTGTACCTACATAAATGCATACGtaagttaaaaaaattcaataatacGCCGAATTAGTGAATACATTTTGAGGTGATATTTGATGAATGTGGTGCATTATAAATgattgtaataaaaaataattgcaCTGTAACATTAGATAAAAAGAATAAATCTGAGTAAAAATAATcattaaattatcaaaagaataataataaaataactatataaaaaaatattataaaaaattataacttataccttaaaaagattaattttgataaaaacaaaaaatacatcCTTATTCTATGAAATAGTAAAAAAagaataacaaattaaaaaataaaaataaaaaatgttttgatttttaaatttagacTCATAAACCATACAAAAAAAACATTATATATAACCATtagtaatataaaattaattataagaattaattattaattattaatattaatatcaaTTTATCACTATTAATATTTGTATTATATTTGTGGCAATTAGAATTATaaattatgtttaattttttattattgatcaATATCAATTTgtcattattaaaattattatcatatatATTTATGGCACTTAAAATTATTATGGAGATATCAGTATCAATTTATCATTATTAACGTATATATCATATTTATgataattagaataataaatttatatttaattttatatatatatatatcgatatcaatttgttattaattatctttgattcaaaattatattgtaaaaattgaaaattagaattagtgataattaatataattaaaataattaaaaatattaataattaataattagtatGATTATACATTAAATaagttttatataattataaaaagatatttttttaaattaaattgaaaaaaaagagagacatactaaaaaaaagggagatatactaatatgttttttttaaaattaagttgGGCCGCCAAAGCCCATAGTCTCTTTGTTAAGCAAGCCTCCAAcaaccaaaaaataataaggAAGAAGCGGAAGAAGAAGCCTCCAACGGCTACTTCCATATAAAACGACTCAACGCAACAAACCATCATATTCATATTTCTTCTTCGATTTAACGTCTCTCTCAGTTCTCACTCTCTCTGTGATCTTCAAGCTCTCACTCAGACTCGTTCTCTAAACTTCTCAACCGCCGCACTATTtactctttctctcttctctctctgtttTCGTTCTTGGTTTCTTTGTATTCACTttattttttctgctttttcttttctaggGTCTTCGTTCTTTCATCATCGtcatcatcgtcatcatcatcTCCTTCTTTTCTTTCCGGCCATGGATGCCGGAACCTGGAGTTCTTCTATGAAGACAAAATCTCGATGCCCTCTCCAAGATCGCCGTTTCATCCACAGGAAAGCTTCTCAAGAAAACGTAATCGCTCTTTCGCTTTACAATTTCGCATTCTATtttcttgattttactagaataAAAACTAGGGTTTTCCTGTTTAATTTCGGGTTTTCTATTTTCCTAATGCAAGAATTCTTCAACAGTTGGACAGGTTCATCCCAAACAGGTCAGCCATGGATTTCAGTTATGCGCACTACATGCTAACGGagggaaagaaagagaaagaaaacccGGTGGCAAGCTCGCCGGCACGACAAGCTTACCAGAAGCAACTGGCGGAGGCTTTCAACATGAACCGCACAAGAATCTTGGAATTCAAGAACAAGCCCCCTGCCCCTGTTGAACGAATCCCTAAGAATTTCCTCTCCCCACCACCTCCTCAATCAAAATCCTCCAAGCCCAAGCGTTACATCCCTCAGGTAACTATACATTTTTGGATTCATATCATATGCATTCTTTCAAGAGTGATGTTTTGAATTGTGTTCTAACTGTTTGTGAAAATGATTCTTAGAGTTCTGAGAGGACATTGGATGCTCCTGATATACTTGATGATTTCTACTTGAATCTGTTGGACTGGGGTAGCAGCAATGTCCTCAGCATTGCTCTAGGAAGCACAGTTTATCTTTGGAATGCCTCCGATAGTTCCACTTTGGAACTCGTGAcagttgatgatgatgagggtcCTGTAACGAGTGTTAGCTGGGCTCCTGATGGAAGACATTTAGCCATTGGTTTGAACAATTCCCATGTACAGCTTTGGGATTCTACTGCTTGTAGGCTGGTAAGTATCATAATCAAACTGAaaatttttgctttttagtCCTGTGGCAATTCTGATAATGGTTTTTTTGGGTTTATTATATGGTGAATGCAGTTGAGAACACTGAGGGGTGTACACCAATCAAGAGTGGGTTCACTAGCTTGGAACAATCATATCCTCACAACAGGAGGCATGGATGGTAAAATCGTGAACAATGATGTTAGGGTGAGGTCTCATATTGTTGACACCTACAGGGGGCATCATCAGGAGTTGTGTGGTCTCAAGTGGTCTCCCTCGGGACAACAATTGGCAAGTGGGGGCAACGATAATCTGGTTCATGTATGGGACAGGTCCATGGCGTCATCCAATTCACCGACGCGATGGCTTCACAGGCTTGACGAGCACAGGGCTGCGGTGAAGGCACTGGCTTGGTGTCCATTCCAGGCAAACCTGCTAGCCTCTGGTGGAGGTGGGGCTGATCAATGTATTAAGTTCTGGAACACACACACCGGTGCTTGCTTGAATACTGTTAACGCAGGCTCTCAGGTGTGTGCTCTGTTGTGGAGTAAGAACGAGCGTGAGTTGCTTAGCTCGCACGGTTTCTCACAGAACCAGCTCATCATTTGGAAATACCCTTCTATGGTGAAGATGGCTGAACTCACTGGACATACGTCAAGGGTGCTTTACATGACTCAGAGTCCTGATGGGTGTACTGTGGCCTCTGCAGCAGGGGACGAGACTCTGCGGTTTTGGAATGTCTTTGGAACTCCAGAAGCATCTAAGCCAGCACCAAAAGCAACAAACACACCTCCCTTCGCTCAGTTCTATTTTATCCGATGATATTGTTGTGTAGGGGATTCTGTAAGTCCCAGGGACGGATCCAATTTTTTGGAAACCAAattagtagtagtaatagtACCGTATGTATAGAAATAATAAATGATCGAAAAACAAAgtaaattttgatataaaaaatttaaaaaataataaattattcaaaaataaaattaaaaatttcatcagttatttaactttttttttagtgtcaaaacaagcaagaaaaaaaaaaaaaaagcaaaacacCTATCCTAGACCATCAAGAATGAATTGTTGGAGGTCATTACAAGGCGCAGACCAAAACATGCGTAGGGTTGATTCTAGCTCCATATCTCGTCAGCCAATCCACGATTCTAGCTCCATATCTCGTCAGCCAATCCACGATTCTGTTGATTTTTTGAGTTATCCATTCAAATTGTACAAATCAAGGTCTTGACAAAAGTTTTTGAATCTTGTTAAAAATATCACAATATCTTTCAAACTATAATTCCAAACTAAAATCTCCTCCAACAGCAAAAAGTTCACCTCTAACAATAAGTCAAGGGAGAGAGCTAACAATAAGCAAAAGGTGAGAGCTACCAGAATAacctaaaactaacaaaataaaCTTTTTATTACAATTAACTGTAAAACTATTACATGTTGGAAGTACCCAACACAGTCGACTCTTGAAGGTGCTAAAAAGATCACTTCttttttcatgcattattaAGTCATTAGTGGTTATAAGCATTAGAACAACCACCTTATAATCAGACTATTTATTTTCACTGTTGAAAATATCATTACACCTATGTCTTCGCACTCACCAAAGTCCCGGCCTACCGACTATGACCTTCCGAAACCAACTCTCAAGAGTGGTACCTTCAACTGAGTCAATAAACAAAAGATCCAATATTTGTCAAATGACTTTAGATTTCACACAATCTCTAAGACAATGCTCTATTATTTTCTGATCCTCGTGACATTTTGTGCACAAGTCCAATCTAGATAAATAACGTTTGATACGAAAAGCCTCCGTTAGAAGGACATTATGTAAACTCAGCCACATCATCAACTTGATATTCTTTGGAATATTAAAATGCCAAAGCCACCTCCAGTTGTTGTTGc
Above is a genomic segment from Arachis stenosperma cultivar V10309 chromosome 1, arast.V10309.gnm1.PFL2, whole genome shotgun sequence containing:
- the LOC130935730 gene encoding cell division cycle 20.2, cofactor of APC complex-like, whose translation is MDAGTWSSSMKTKSRCPLQDRRFIHRKASQENLDRFIPNRSAMDFSYAHYMLTEGKKEKENPVASSPARQAYQKQLAEAFNMNRTRILEFKNKPPAPVERIPKNFLSPPPPQSKSSKPKRYIPQSSERTLDAPDILDDFYLNLLDWGSSNVLSIALGSTVYLWNASDSSTLELVTVDDDEGPVTSVSWAPDGRHLAIGLNNSHVQLWDSTACRLLRTLRGVHQSRVGSLAWNNHILTTGGMDGKIVNNDVRVRSHIVDTYRGHHQELCGLKWSPSGQQLASGGNDNLVHVWDRSMASSNSPTRWLHRLDEHRAAVKALAWCPFQANLLASGGGGADQCIKFWNTHTGACLNTVNAGSQVCALLWSKNERELLSSHGFSQNQLIIWKYPSMVKMAELTGHTSRVLYMTQSPDGCTVASAAGDETLRFWNVFGTPEASKPAPKATNTPPFAQFYFIR